The proteins below come from a single Zea mays cultivar B73 chromosome 8, Zm-B73-REFERENCE-NAM-5.0, whole genome shotgun sequence genomic window:
- the LOC109941809 gene encoding uncharacterized protein, giving the protein MQSCLSFVLPTTARVSATAPSPACLPLLSASPTSDLFPPSRVRFFLRSMQPPLMAGNGSFNAFNQPPQLNSPLCDSLLFPAIKRARQPSFPKPQRSISALLLAHACTASVNAVLYTAAARRCRVSSPTRCRDATRSCRRLDVAVIRPGFLYCTPRTSPLDHLPSCLPQFCCCRILRCVYLLEADCVIEDPNSFEEDPHDHFEQGK; this is encoded by the exons ATGCAGTCATGCCTGTCGTTCGTTCTCCCCACGACTGCTCGCGTCTCTGCCACCGCGCCCAGTCCTGCCTGCTTGCCGTTGCTCTCAGCCTCACCCACGTCCGATCTGTTTCCTCCATCTCGCGTCCGTTTCTTCTTGCGATCAATGCAGCCGCCATTAATGGCCGGAAACGGAAGCTTCAATGCGTTCAATCAGCCGCCGCAACTTAATTCTCCCCTATGTGATTCTCTCCTTTTCCCAGCTATAAAGCGTGCTCGCCAGCCCTCATTTCCAAAGCCTCAACGCTCAATCTCTGCTCTCCTCCTCGCACACGCTTGCACAGCCTCTGTCAACGCTGTTCTGTACACTGCCGCTGCTCGCCGGTGCCGAGTTTCTTCGCCGACGCGCTGCCGCGATGCCACTCGAAGTTGTCGCCGTTTGGACGTCGCTGTAATTCGTCCAGGATTCCTCTACTGCACGCCTAGAACCTCGCCTCTCGACCACCTCCCATCGTGCTTGCCCCAGTTCTGCTGTTGCCGCATCCTGAG GTGCGTGTACCTATTAGAGGCTGATTGTGTGATAGAGGATCCAAATTCCTTTGAGGAAGACCCACATGACcatttcgagcaaggcaagtag